The DNA sequence GTTTGATTTGGTCGGGTGAATAGAACGGAACGGAATGAGTgaaatcaaaagaaaaaaaagagaggTGTGAGGGAAGACCAGAGAAAAAATGAGTTAGCGAAGTTCTTTTATGATTAGATATGGGTAGAAATGAGTATAAGGAAAATGGAGCATTCCCTCCCAATTTGGAAGGTTTGAGCTTTAGTTGAGTTTGTTAGGAAAGGAATGGAGAAAGGAATGAAAACTTTCAACATTTATCCATACTACATTTATAGTTCAAATTTCATAACATTCCCTCAACTTTCATTCATCTCAACTAAACACAATACTAGGGTACAAAACTTACCTAAATCTACAACAAACAGACTAATTGAGGAGATGCTAAAGGGTCCACAACTGAGCAAAAAAATAGGGCACCAAACCACCCAAAATACCAACACAAATACACTATCTGGAAAATGAAAGAGAGCATCACGAAGAAAAGAAAATATTATAGATGAAGTCAATTATTTCCAGAGAGGAGAAACGGTTTTAAGAGGCGTGAGTAGGAGAATTACTTGGAAGTCGAAAAATGAAAAGCTAATAAATGAAATGATTGGCTTATACATCACATATATTTTTGTTTATGTTGGGACTCTAGATGGGCCTAACCTCCAAATGGGCCACACTTTTAACATAACTCAGTGTATATAAGTAATTTATAGATACATATAAGTAATTTACATATATTCCAGGTGACTTTTAGGTGACCCCAAATCAACCAGAGAATTACTTGAAATCCCGAAATTAATCCGAACCCGAAACCCAATTTGCATTTTTAGGCAAAATTCATGCCTTGTCGGGTCCGATTTTGCTACCCTAAGAAAAAGAATCAAGTAAATAATATTGAACAGAGTAGATTGAGAAATATAATAGTTGGAAACTATAATAATACAATCCCTTGGGGAAAACAATTAAGCATCAACATGTCGTCGGTTCGAAATGATGCAATGCAGAAGGAAGAATTGTAAGGTTGACTGTCATAAACAATAGCGGCAGTAGGCAATCTTTGGTAGATTGTGAAGTGTGAACATAATTCTTTTCATATCATTTGAGCATGTACCAATATCTGCCTCAAAAGTATAACAATCCTAACTAAAAAATAGTATAATATTTAGGTTTCGGTACATAATCATATAAGGGAACATCTATACAACGAAGATTCGCTGCATGTGTGTCTGTATTACAAAAGTACGTTAACATTAAAAATTTAGTTTGGCAAGATCCGATATAACCCCTGAAAAATACGAATCCGGCCATCCGGGTTAGGGTTTATTGTTTATTCGGTAAATCTAGGGGTGATCCAAAATTGACCCGAAAGTTCGGGTTATTTTCGGGTTGTTTTTTGGGTTTCTCGAAATCATATAAACtaatcaattatatatatatatatgtgtgtgtgtgtgtgtgtattattcatattatatattaattttatatatagATAAGATATATAAATAATATGCTATTATTTATATATACTATTAAAATTTCATTTATCATTAATTAATAACTTTATTTTATCACTATTTTGTATAGTTGTACTCTTTCGGGTTTTGTCGGTTTACCCGCAATCTAAAGTCGGTGCAAGGTTAACAATTAGAATTAGAGGAAGAAAGAAAGAAATATAGAAATAAGGTAGTTTAAGGAAAACTCAACTCGTGCCGGAGTAACATAGCCACGGGCACAGGCCATGTCTACACTGAATTAATCCATTTGAAACTAAAGAAGTACATATATCATTTAAAGTTGTAAAGGATATCAGAAAACTCTACATGTATCTGACTTTCAACTATTATCATCTCTTTTTTTCCTCTCTACTAAAGCTCAAATATAATCCTCTGCACATTATTAACTTTTAGCCTAACCTGCAAACAGCAAACACTTATCGACCCATGTCGTAGCAAGCAACTTCAGAATTGGACCCCTGAAAAAAGTAAATGGTTGCAACATCAGATATCTTAATGTCCAAAATTTAAGATACAATAtcaattaaaaacaattttttaagCAATCCTACTGTACTCGTGCTAATAATTTTCTAAAACATTTACTCCGATATTTCTAAGTTCAGTAGTGATGCAGGACAAGGAATTTAAAAAAGGATAAGGATAAAATTATGCAGATTAACCCCAGAAAACCCACACACCAAAGATTATTCTACCGAAAAGAACCACTACCCATATGATCACTAAATGCACAAGAGAGGAATTTGCATGGATCGCAACCCCTAACAATAACAAAAGAGATATCAATCTTaattcataacaagtcaaagttTTTCCAATAATAAAATATTGCATTTCCTTGTACAGAGGAGTATAACCCTATAAGGTAACCACCAACTAAACCTAACGACAAGTAAACTAGTTAAAAAGGAAACAAATCCCTTATTATGATTCTAATACTATAATCTAAAATATTCCTGATAACCATTTATCTAATATATTAAATTCTAATAAATTACAATATAACGTCTTTCCTCACTACGATgatgcacacacacacacacacacatatatatataaactaataATTTTACTTCTCGTTCTGCATTAAGAAGCTAATTCATTAGATCTGAATAAGACTAATAAGAAGTCTACATTGAGGAACAACAATACGAGACATGTGATTAAACAAGCCTTTTATAGGATATTATTTATTCTTTCCGAGAACCGTAATTTCAACCTACGGAAAAAGTCAGTGGATCAGAGTAACACCATGTTACTCTACCATTGTGATACTGTGGAAGAACACTCTTGAATGCCCTGTAAGACCGTATCCAAGGCCATTAGCACAGATCAGATAAGTAACACAAGAACAATGTTGAATTAGCATTCACCCTTCAATACAATAATTTCACCACAAAATTAAGCACCGCTTTCAAACAGGTCAATCATAGGGAATATATTATTGTACCAGCTTCATTGTTTATCATATCAACACTTTCTGGAAAGGCCTGTTTATCTTGTATTTAAGTTTATCAAAGAAGAATGACGTACAAGTTTTACTTATCACAAGTTACTATGCTTCTTGTAGACAGATGAGCACATTATTTCTTGGTGTCATAGATGAAGTCTACTTAATGTAAACGATGCTACTTCAAAGCATACTAAGCTTCCATTTAGGCATGAAAACTGATGAAGCCTCATAAATCTTTTCCAAAATAAAATGCAACACCGACTGCGCCATACAACATTCTACGTTATCAAAACAACTATGCACATAGGCCAATACTAAACAGGAAAATGTGCACTGTAGGTGAAATCTACAACTGAATGAAGACAAACCTTTATGCACAAATATAGCCATAAGTTGACTTAATTTCATAATATATATACCTACTGTTTTAATATAGAGCTGCATTGTCATCTGTGCTAATATAACAGTAAATGCCAGAACATCTGGACAGTTACCTTGGAATAACTGAGATTCCACAGTAGATAAGAGAGCGACCCTTCATGCCATGTAAACACTTTGGCATCTAATTTTCCCAATATAAAAGTATCATAAAATGTTATTGCCACAGCATTCAAAATTGGTATTCCGAACTTTTAGCACCAACTACATATCCAAAGCTCAACCCTTGGTCATCCATGGGAAACAGAGCAAACATCACCAGCTCGTGCTGCTGGACTCCTATTTCTGATCAACTGATTCAAAATGAATTATGTGTCAAGAACAGGCATCATGATATGGAACAAGAATCAGGACACATAATGATTTTGACAATAAGGTTTTGAGATAAAGAAATACAATACAATAATAAAAGTTACACAAGACATTGTAATCCTCAAGTTTTGGAAACTAAAACATGTAATAATTAAAAGTTATAAATACCAAACAAAAAAACTATAAATACTTCTAAAATTTAAGCATCAACATGTGCAATTAGCTAAGTTGTATTGATGATGGTAGTAGGGTAATAAACTTATAGAATGTAAAGCTCAAGTGGGATACCATGTCTATTACAAAATAGCAAAAATATGAAATAGGGCTGGAAAGGAAAGATGCATATAAAGCAGACAAATAGACAAGGAGATAATATATAGGCCTCGTGAGGGATTTAAGGACCCATCCAACTATAAGAATCAGAGCATTGGAGCGATTCTTATACACGGAATGCCTGACAAGTGACAATTCATCAGCTTTATTTTGCTTAGTCAACGGTTCTTTTAGATTCGATCAGAAtacaatatccaataaatatatTAACTGTAGGCTTTAAGCCAACTGTTACTGTATGGTCGACTGGTATTATTTGCACGGCTTTGAGCCAACTGTTACTGTCTGGTCGACTGGTATTATTTGCATGCTAAGATGAAGATAAGCAACACTCTGGAAGCGTACAAGAATTATGATAAATAAATGAATTAGTAAATAAATGAAAAAAAACACAggttaaaaatatataatttatattggCATAGTAGTTTCTAGCACACTTCTCATGAAAGCAAGTTGACAGTAAAAATTAACTATGCACTAATGAGAACCTTGTAGAAATATTTCTTTCGAAGTTTGATAGCAGTTCGAACACATCTCTTCACCCTGATCTTCAGCATGTTATCATTAAATATCTGTAACATAGTTAAGATGAATTAATGCTAAAACAATTGCAAAACACGTGTTTAGAATAATATGCATTCTAAATCAAGTTATTTATGCAGCAGGAAATTACTGACAGTAAAATACAAAGATAACTGAACATAACATTTACTAAGCAGGTTATGTATGCTTTAACCCTGTCAGATCACCCTACCTTTATCAAATCATCGATTGAGTGGGTTTCTCTGATGATCTTATGTCTGTTCAGTATTAGAATTGCTGCAACACAGAAAACTGGTAACTCATCGTCACCATTTCTTGTTGAAGAAATAATAGTGCAAACTTGAAACTGATCATTTTTTGACCATAAGTTCTTTGTCAAGCCACAAAACGGATGTGTTGACGTAGTTTTTATTCCATTTTCTGAAACTGATCGTTCTGGACTTCTAGATTTCATGGGTAATCTCCCCTTGGAGCTGCTACTGCGATGCTCACTACTTTCTTTTACTGTATCTGCAACTGATCCTCTATGAATATGTATAGTTAACAATTCCGGGCAAGACTCATCCAAATGGCATGCTAATGATTCATCAAAATCAGCAGCCCACATCATCTGCAGTGAGAGAAACATCAATGACATTATTTTGTGAATCAGAACATAaagaatatataaaaataataataaatctcAGTGCTTTATTGCTATACCACTATGATAGGTCTTCGGTCTTGACTGTCACACTTGCACATTATCATAGTCAAGTGTGTTAATCAACTGCACCTTTAATGTTTAGGTCCAGTGTAAAGGAAACAACTTATTATCATGATCAATTACATGAATGTAATCGAGAAAAAATCAAAATGGATTTGAAAGTAATTGGCTTCAACTAAATATTCATTATAAGAAGAAGCTTATTATAGTTAAGCGCTGCTTGACTTGTGTGTTAAAGACAACTTTTTATATAGAAAAATGAATAGGTTAAGTGTTTGGTGAATGAGAGCACATAGATTCTAACTTCCATAACTAAATGATAAAAGGAAAGGACCTGAGTGGATGTGTAGCTGCGCGTTGAAATAAAATTATAAGGGTCAAATGGACTTCGAAATGAAATCGTCTGTAAAAACTCTTTCTTTAATATTAAAAAAGAGTAAAGTGCATTATATGTACTCGAATGTTTGGCCAACATAGCACTTGCAATACTACACTTCCGAAACTACCATATTTGATACCACAGGTCACTCTTCGTTTCATTATACAAATCTTGCCTATTTCAATTAGCTTGAGAACTTTTCTCTCCGATTCTTATTCCCCTAGCAAAATACTCACTCCCTTTATCCCACCCATTTCTTTAAACATGGGTTAAGCACGGAGGACAAAAATCAAAGATATGGGGATAAGTTACCGGTCCTACCAAAATTAACAACAAAAGTTTGCTTTTTATAGAATTGTAAAGAATTGAGAGGTACActccaaaaaggaaagtgtacACAAATAGGTGCCACTTTGGGAGTTGAATTTTAAATTGACCTCCTGAAAATTAGCACTTCTTCACTAGTAACAATAGCCAGCTTAACCATCTTATAAGGTATGCCAAACACCGTGTTCATATAAAACCAGCATTTATTCTGCCCATTTATCATTTTCTTAAACATCACGTATTACAAAGGGAAACTCATTAGGTACATTAATATTGAGTTCATATTGATGATGAAAAACGTGGCCCAAACATTCAAGTAGAAGATGCAAGTGTGCCTTATAGCTAACTAGCTAAGTAGGATAACTCAAGAATAATGCAAGCACAAACCTCCCACATACAAAGAGCCTCATTAAAAGATATCTCCCGTCGGAAAAGTACTAGCAGCATCCGGAAGGCAAAGTGAAGGTTTTCTGCACCTATGTGTGATAGATGAGAAAACATCTCTCTGTCTGCGACTTCTAAGATATGCCACAATGCTTGCAACTGCTTTATCACACCAGTTGGTCCATCCATCTGGAAGTTTTCACGCTAAATTGGTAGAATCAAATATGTCAGCCTAAAAAAAAATGGGTAATTCTGTCAAGCATTTTACAGATATTTCAGGCTAATTACCATTCTCCTAAGAAGCATTTCGAAGCACCAAAATGCATCAGCATCATCCTCGAAGAGCACTATAAAGGGCGAGAGCAAATCACTCATCCCTATAGTTAAATGCTTAATGAAGTTAAGAACATATCTAAGAAGAGCTTCAAGCAAATGACGAGAAACAGTTAACCAAAGTAAAGGGCTAAGCGCCACAACCTTGACAATACCCTGTTGCAGGATCAACCCATGCATAAACAGCAAGTATATCTGCCATTCTAGCTAAATTTTTCGTATCCTCGTAGAACTCCAGGTGACTATCTGTGCGTACCACATCAACCACTATACACACACACCATTATAAAgaaaacaaacacaaaatcagACCAAAATAAATAAAGATATCTTTCATAGCGTAAAATATTTTGCTATTACCACTAATCAGCTTCAAACTAATATTTAGTTACCAATTTGGTGCAGTGTCCATAGCCATTCCGATACTTTCTCTTCGTCCACAGCACCTCCCTCGGAAGTGGTTGCATTTGTTTCTGCTATCTCGGAGGCGCCTAAGACTCTTAGTCTGTTTACAATCTCCGTTTCATATAGTGAATTGCTAAACCTTGATATCGGCTCACAGACATCAGGGTGAGCCATTCCAGTTTCGGACTGGTCCGCATGTTGCATGTTACTAGATAATGACTCTTTGGATTCCATAATTAAATCAACATTATTATTAATTTGGAAATTGTACACATGGTCATCTTCAAATCTCAGCTTACGCCGACTCGAAATTCTATCATCACACCTAGGTACCTTTTCATTGTTTTCGCGCTTCTCAAACAAATTTGTGACAGGTAAAGGAGGAAAATCACTATAGCTTTCAGCTACAAATTCGTTACCATGTTCTGCACTTCCTGGTTTTGTTGAACTGCAGTTGCATGGATTGGAGGAAGGTATACAGCAAGAAGATTCATATGGTCCACCATCTGTGCTTTCTCTAATATCTGAAAGGTCTACCGAGTCACTAGAGCTTTCCCTAGGACAAGCATGTGATGTATCTGTACAGTTATAATCTGAATCACGGTATGTTTCTAATTTGTCTATTTTATTATTGGAAGCCCTTCTGCTGCCATCAGCATCACTCCTCCCATCTTTAGACATTGTTCTCATATCCATGACTTTGGACCCCACAGCATATGCAAGCGATCCAGTCCCTATGCTAGAATGCATCATCTGGCACTGCTTGACAAGATCCTTATAACGCTCCCTGTAAAACAAAGATTAGAGAAACAGTTGACATTACAGCAGTTTAAAATATAACAACGAAACAGCAAAGGCTTCAAACAGGAAATTGTTTTCATATACTTTACCAATTCTTGGGAACAATAAAAACAGGGAATACATAGCGAGAGAAACACTATCAGTAGTTTTGAAAGTTAAAAATGCATCATAACATTTTTAACGAGAAAGAACTAGTGGGAAAACTTAGTTGACCAAGGTCCACACACTGAGTTCAACCTTTCAATAGATATATTacatgattatacatgtacacaGTGGGAAAGATCATTTAAATGAATTTAACTAGTCTTACATATACAGATTTATACAAGACGTTCTAAATTTCTGGTTGCATGAGACACTTTGGGTTTGTAAGTACAAACTGCAATGTTCATACTTCCTGCTGATGATCAGACAACGCCAAGTGCAGCAATAGGAAGTACAGAAAACTACCTACTAGTAAAACAGTACCTTGCCCAGACTATCCCGAAGGTACAAGTAAATCTCATTCCAAAAACACTAATCTCCATGTTATACGAAAAAACTTACAGTAAAACTGCTCTATTCATTACGACAAGAAATTGCTCTCctaaataattatctaaaaattATGTCACATATTATAGTAGCAGTGCAAAAAGAACTATACACAAATTTTAGATAAATTAGTTAAAGCAACCAAGGATAATAGTACACAGTTtgttcattaataaaataagtaACACCTCAATAGCAATTAACTGCAAGAACTTCATTGCTAAACTCTCAAATCTTTCCAGAGAGTAAGAAAAAATAATGTCTTCTCTTATTTAGAAAAACAAACAATATCTCCACTTCCATGTGGAGCACAAAATGTTAAAAATACCTTTCACACAAAAGGAAGTGACATTCACAATATGCTTAGGTCGAATCATCTCATTTCCTTTTCCATAGAAGAAAAGAAAACTCGAAAGAAGCATGCTGTCACGCACATATATGAAATAAAAAAACTTGATTTCGATTGCTGACTTCGAATCTATTTCACTTCTCAAATTTTGTGATGTATGCACTACTATTCAATTAATAGCTAATATCAGGAAACGGACAAATTAGATAAGAGAACGTAAAATGACATATTTCCATGTGGATCTCTGGCTAAAATAAGCAGTAGCAAAAGATATTTACCTCCTTGCCATCCTCAATTGCCTCCTATACTCTGACGTGCTGCTTAAAGTATAACATCCCAGGAGAAATTCCCAGACTTCAGCCCTTATAGTTGGATCAACACCCTACCATGACAAAGAATGAGCAATTTTACATTTTAAATAAGTTATAATTTGATCAATTTCAAAACAAAAAATAATAATGGAAACAGACTCGCTCATGAGTCATGCATCTTAATCAACACATTATCAGAAAGAACTTGAGCGTTCGAGGGAGCTGGTCATCAACATCATATTAGAGCATGGCTTTTAAGTGACAGAGTGTTAAAAGAGACGTAAAATCAAACTCGTGGATTTCCCAACACTACGTCTTGGAAGTGTTAGTCACCAACAGCAAGAGCTGACTATTTTATAGTAGTCAATAAAATGCACATGGTAGAAGCATAAAACATTCTTGGCATGGTAGTCTTCCCTCTCTATACTCTCTGCAACTCCGCAGCTGTAACGATTCAACATCTTTTCCTTGATTGTGCTTACTCCGCTATTCTTATAAGTAAATGCCACATTCATTTTTTTTCAAACTGGATGGACAATAATCAGTCGTTTCAGAATCTTTCTAGAAGATGCATTCAAGTCCAAAAAAACTCTTCGCTACGGCAGCTATTCATTCCATATGGCAGGAATGTGTCAGCAGAATAATAACAGAGAATTATCACCCAAAGCCTCCCTGGCTGTTGTGTGATAATATTTGAAGGTGGTCCTGCTTCAGGCCCATTTGCTTACAAAATTTCGGAAGCAGGCAGGAAGTCATTTTTCTTTAAATATCAGCTTTGTACTAGCTCGTCAAGTTTGGGTTAAGTTAGTTTATTTCTTGTTGGCGGAGCTGGGCATGTCCACTCTATATTGCTTTCCCAGAGGATGCCTAGTTGATGTGTTTTTATTGTTTAGTTAATACAAAtattatttacaaaaaaaaaatacaattttttagAAGGCAAGCAAAAAAGAAACTTTTCCAACACATGAGAAAGTATAGTTCTCCTTTATAAAAAGAACTAGACAATAAAAATATCTTCTCCCGAGTATCTTCCATCGGCCAGAATAAACCCATTTAAAGCCTGATCATGATCATATTAAATATCAATATATCATCTTCTTCTTATCAAGATAATTACAATCATTGTCAAGGAAAGTACTATATAGGTTTATTGTATATAGTGAGTCGATTTTTGTAAAAGAGCATTATAAATTTTTTGTGTGAAAATACTTTTATGTTTCGTGGAAAATTGTCCCCAAACCTTGATTCAGCCTCCATTCCACGTCGAGGTGGTATTAAGAGCCATTTTCCTGCCACCATCAGCTTCCTAGAAGCCACCAACAGCTGCCAGCAGCCACTTGACCATCCACAAAACTAACTTATTTACAACTTGCTACAACATTCTTCTTGACCTTTTATCACACTTTGCATAGAGTTCAGAAAAACACAAAACCAATATACTTCGACTCAAAATCACCAGAAAGAAAAGGTAAGAGAAAAACTTGGTCTAAATACGGATCAAACCCTTGATTTTCTAAAAATTTCAAATCAGTCCCCACAATGTTCTAAAATTACAAAAACAGACGATGCAGTTTCAGAAATTTTATAACATCCCCTGAACTTATGTAATACAGTTTAGCCTCAACAAAAAATGGTTAACGCTAGCAAGGTGAATGCAACACTTGAAGAACatattcaagaacaagaggaaAAGAATGCGGAGTTCAAACTTCCAAACGATGAGTTAAACAAGCAGATTACTATTATGGTTATAACAGACAATAATGCAAAATAGTATTGATCAATTACCAGGTCATCGTGaaccaaaaaaaaaaaaagaagggCCGCCTAAAATCCAAAGAAATCTTGTGAACGAGCCTCAGGATTAAGTTAGAAGTTCCCGAATTTAATAAAGATTAAGTTAGAGATGCAAAGTTAGAGGCTTCCGAATTTAATAAAGATACATGTGGAGATGTGTTTCTTGATTGGATATTTAATTTGAAGACTTTCTTCAGGTGGCATAACATGAGTGATGCAAGAAAAGCCTAGTGTGCTGAGGTTAAACTATGAGGTATAATTCGCATGTAGTTGGATAAGGGAAAATAAGAGTAACTGCCGTGCTGGTAAAGGAAAAATATTGTTGTGGGATGAGATGAAAGCATCAATGCGAGGACATTTTTTTCCGGCTAACTACAAGCAACAAAATTTTATCAAGTTCATCCAACTGAAGCAATATGATTTTTCTGTGGTTGAAATGATATTGTTGAGAAGAAGTGTATTGAAGTTTTAAAGGAATTATATAAATCTTAACTACTATACACAACTATTGCATTTAAAATTGTACAAGAATTGGTGTCTTACGCCAAGAACAATTGATTTCAATGCTTTCTGAAAGCCAAAAATCTTTCCGTCATCATCAAAGGTTGCATGCCACTTTTCTGGTTTCAGCATCTTGCTTATCTGCACAACAAAGTGATCACAAATGTAGACAGATGTgacaaaaaataaataaaggaaGGAAGAGCATGGAAAAAGGATTTAATAGATGTGATTTCAATAATAAGGGGTACGACTATGGCAAACTACTCAAGAATTATCACAATGACATGCCTTATAAAACATTTAAGTGTTTTCAGTGTGCAACAATTCTTCAGCATTCATTGGGGTGATCATAACGCCCGGGTAGCAGTTCTTTCTTGTGATCACAAAGAAAAATTCTTAAAGACGTAGACACACTAATTGACCGAAAATAGGTAAAATAATTGCAAATGGTCAGTTTCTAATTCTTCACAATAAAAACCCTGCAAATCAAGCTTGGGCACAACTATTAGTTCGGGCTGCAAGAACCTCCAATCACAGCATTATACTTGTCACTGGCACTATGAATGTCATTTACTAACCTCGTTAATACACCTATAAAGAACAAACCAGTAGGCATAGGCAACAGTACAGAATCACTAACATTTTATTCTCATGTTGAATGTAAATAAGTAAGAATGAAAGAATATTTTGTAGGGAAAAGTAAAAAGAAAATAACAGGTATATATAGTACTTTTAAAGCAAAATGGTATCATGGTCTAGTGGATCTCCCTAGGCCCTAATCCTTGATAACAAGAGGTATTCTTAGCGGAGAAATATGTGTGCAGGAGGATCTAAATTTATTTCAATTGACCTTGCCTAAAACAGGGAACAAGAAAAAGGTATACTAGATAGTTAAAATCATAAAATGGAAACATAAAAAAAAATTGCTGCATTAGGTTTCTGTCATGTGGATGTGAGGAAACAATAACCAAGCAATAACGATTTTTTTAAACCCATTATTAACAAACAAGTCTTCTATAATATTTAAAGGAGATTACAGACATGCTAGCATCTTACAAGATTCAGCAAGCTGCATAGCTCCCAGAATGAAAGAATCAGAACGACTGAATCCAACAAGATTCTTTGGTTGCATTTCTTTTGAAAGGACTATAATGTTGGACTTTATAAATTAAACTCTTATTTTATCACACTTGATCCTTTAGAAAAAAATCCTACAGACAATTTTTCATCACTTCCTGAAGGCATGTGCTTGTTCAGCATCAATATTATATATGTCTATTCTAAAATATCCAACAATCGGGCTTCCAAAGCCCTTTTTTAGTTTCTTTAAAACTTTGTCCACGCTTGCTCCAAAATCTTGTATACAGACATGTAGATAGGAAGTTGAGTAGATGTCTTACAGCTGTCACAACCTGTATAGGTGACTGGTGAAGACAAGGATCCCCAATAATAGAGCCGACTTTGAGAAGATTCACTGAG is a window from the Apium graveolens cultivar Ventura chromosome 1, ASM990537v1, whole genome shotgun sequence genome containing:
- the LOC141659166 gene encoding uncharacterized protein LOC141659166 isoform X3; this translates as MARRERYKDLVKQCQMMHSSIGTGSLAYAVGSKVMDMRTMSKDGRSDADGSRRASNNKIDKLETYRDSDYNCTDTSHACPRESSSDSVDLSDIRESTDGGPYESSCCIPSSNPCNCSSTKPGSAEHGNEFVAESYSDFPPLPVTNLFEKRENNEKVPRCDDRISSRRKLRFEDDHVYNFQINNNVDLIMESKESLSSNMQHADQSETGMAHPDVCEPISRFSNSLYETEIVNRLRVLGASEIAETNATTSEGGAVDEEKVSEWLWTLHQIVVDVVRTDSHLEFYEDTKNLARMADILAVYAWVDPATGYCQGMSDLLSPFIVLFEDDADAFWCFEMLLRRMRENFQMDGPTGVIKQLQALWHILEVADREMFSHLSHIGAENLHFAFRMLLVLFRREISFNEALCMWEMMWAADFDESLACHLDESCPELLTIHIHRGSVADTVKESSEHRSSSSKGRLPMKSRSPERSVSENGIKTTSTHPFCGLTKNLWSKNDQFQVCTIISSTRNGDDELPVFCVAAILILNRHKIIRETHSIDDLIKIFNDNMLKIRVKRCVRTAIKLRKKYFYKLIRNRSPAARAGDVCSVSHG
- the LOC141659166 gene encoding rab GTPase-activating protein 22-like isoform X2 → MSFDGDDKQWICGKARSVNLLKVGSIIGDPCLHQSPIQISKMLKPEKWHATFDDDGKIFGFQKALKSIVLGGVDPTIRAEVWEFLLGCYTLSSTSEYRRQLRMARRERYKDLVKQCQMMHSSIGTGSLAYAVGSKVMDMRTMSKDGRSDADGSRRASNNKIDKLETYRDSDYNCTDTSHACPRESSSDSVDLSDIRESTDGGPYESSCCIPSSNPCNCSSTKPGSAEHGNEFVAESYSDFPPLPVTNLFEKRENNEKVPRCDDRISSRRKLRFEDDHVYNFQINNNVDLIMESKESLSSNMQHADQSETGMAHPDVCEPISRFSNSLYETEIVNRLRVLGASEIAETNATTSEGGAVDEEKVSEWLWTLHQIVVDVVRTDSHLEFYEDTKNLARMADILAVYAWVDPATGYCQGMSDLLSPFIVLFEDDADAFWCFEMLLRRMRENFQMDGPTGVIKQLQALWHILEVADREMFSHLSHIGAENLHFAFRMLLVLFRREISFNEALCMWEMMWAADFDESLACHLDESCPELLTIHIHRGSVADTVKESSEHRSSSSKGRLPMKSRSPERSVSENGIKTTSTHPFCGLTKNLWSKNDQFQVCTIISSTRNGDDELPVFCVAAILILNRHKIIRETHSIDDLIKIFNDNMLKIRVKRCVRTAIKLRKKYFYKLIRNRSPAARAGDVCSVSHG
- the LOC141659166 gene encoding rab GTPase-activating protein 22-like isoform X1, with the translated sequence MSFDGDDKQWICGKARSVNLLKVGSIIGDPCLHQSPIQVVTAISKMLKPEKWHATFDDDGKIFGFQKALKSIVLGGVDPTIRAEVWEFLLGCYTLSSTSEYRRQLRMARRERYKDLVKQCQMMHSSIGTGSLAYAVGSKVMDMRTMSKDGRSDADGSRRASNNKIDKLETYRDSDYNCTDTSHACPRESSSDSVDLSDIRESTDGGPYESSCCIPSSNPCNCSSTKPGSAEHGNEFVAESYSDFPPLPVTNLFEKRENNEKVPRCDDRISSRRKLRFEDDHVYNFQINNNVDLIMESKESLSSNMQHADQSETGMAHPDVCEPISRFSNSLYETEIVNRLRVLGASEIAETNATTSEGGAVDEEKVSEWLWTLHQIVVDVVRTDSHLEFYEDTKNLARMADILAVYAWVDPATGYCQGMSDLLSPFIVLFEDDADAFWCFEMLLRRMRENFQMDGPTGVIKQLQALWHILEVADREMFSHLSHIGAENLHFAFRMLLVLFRREISFNEALCMWEMMWAADFDESLACHLDESCPELLTIHIHRGSVADTVKESSEHRSSSSKGRLPMKSRSPERSVSENGIKTTSTHPFCGLTKNLWSKNDQFQVCTIISSTRNGDDELPVFCVAAILILNRHKIIRETHSIDDLIKIFNDNMLKIRVKRCVRTAIKLRKKYFYKLIRNRSPAARAGDVCSVSHG